In the genome of Dyadobacter fermentans DSM 18053, the window CGGGCGAATTGCTCAATCCGAATGAAGTACTCACCGCCGAGCAGCGCAAAAGACTGGCTGACGCCGCAAAAAGCGACCAGACCGTCGTGATACGCAGCGCGGAGGAGGTGACCAACCCCAACACGCGGCCTAAGCAATCGGGCACGCTCACATGGCGCTTCCGCTGCTTGCAGGCGCGCGACATTGCCTGGGCAAGTTCCAAAGCATTTGTATGGGATGCGGCGCGGATGAACCTGCCGAAAGGCAAAACGGCACTGGCGCAGTCGGTGTACCCTGCCGAGGATGGCGGGCTGGAAGGCTGGGGCCGCTCTACGGAATATGTGAAGGGCTGTATCGAGTTTTATTCCAACTACATTCATGAATACACCTACCCCGTGGCGACCAACGTGGCCGGCATCGTGGGTGGTATGGAATACCCGGGCATTGTGTTCTGCAGCAGCAAAAGCCGCAAGGACGATTTGTGGGGCGTAACCGACCACGAGTTTGGTCACAACTGGTTCCCGATGATCGTTGGTAACAACGAGCGCAAATATGGATGGATGGATGAGGGTTTCAACACGTTCATCAACTTCCTTTCGAGCGATAACTTCAATAATGGCGAATACAAAACGACCCAGATGAACGATATGCACCGTCTGGCGCCGATTATCTTCCGCCCGAAAGCCGACCCGATCATGACGATCCCCGACGTGGTGCAGGCCGTAAACCTGGGCTGGGAAGCGTATTACAAGCCTGCTTTGGGCCTGAAAATGCTTCGGGAGCAGGTTTTAGGCAAAGAGCGCTTCGACTATGCGTTCAAAATTTACGTGCAGCGCTGGGCATTCAAGCATCCTACGCCTTACGACTTCTTCCGTACGATGGAGGACGCCGCCGGCGAAGACCTGGGCTGGTTCTGGAAAGGCTGGTTCTTCGAGAACTACAAGCTCGACCAGGCGGTGAAGCAGGTTGCCTACGTGGAGCAAAACCCGCAAAAAGGATCTTACATTACGATCGAGAACCTGGACCAGCTGGCGATGCCTGTGAAAGTGGATATCGAGGAAGTGAGCGGCAAA includes:
- a CDS encoding M1 family metallopeptidase; amino-acid sequence: MKISVFRLGVIAMSCLGFFNNTIAQEAEKVKYDHHVLFHPLFNFQPGNEYRTGSGAPGPKYWQNRADYKINVTLEEEKGTVSGEVELTYKNNSPENLEFIWLQLDQNAFGSHSRGAQTTPVTGGRFGNAGFDGGDSIKSVSVQQGKGSFVDAEYKITDTRMQIRLKTPMKGNGDVIKIKLAYSFKIPEYGSDRMGTLETKNGIVYEMAQWYPRVAVFDDIEGWNLLPYLGAGEFYLEYGDFEYNVTVPWDHIVVGSGELLNPNEVLTAEQRKRLADAAKSDQTVVIRSAEEVTNPNTRPKQSGTLTWRFRCLQARDIAWASSKAFVWDAARMNLPKGKTALAQSVYPAEDGGLEGWGRSTEYVKGCIEFYSNYIHEYTYPVATNVAGIVGGMEYPGIVFCSSKSRKDDLWGVTDHEFGHNWFPMIVGNNERKYGWMDEGFNTFINFLSSDNFNNGEYKTTQMNDMHRLAPIIFRPKADPIMTIPDVVQAVNLGWEAYYKPALGLKMLREQVLGKERFDYAFKIYVQRWAFKHPTPYDFFRTMEDAAGEDLGWFWKGWFFENYKLDQAVKQVAYVEQNPQKGSYITIENLDQLAMPVKVDIEEVSGKKTRVELPVEVWQRGGTWTFKAATQQPIRSVTIDPDRNLPDINPENNVWKPASYNSEPDVN